A region of the Aphelocoma coerulescens isolate FSJ_1873_10779 chromosome 1, UR_Acoe_1.0, whole genome shotgun sequence genome:
CCCATTTTGAGACCATCTTAAaacacaattattttaaaatacaatgtgAGTGGGTGTAACTTTAGTCAAAGAAGAGGCAACCCTCTTACTGAACTGAGCCAGAGGTGCTGCTTTTCCCACTCACTTGACAGCAGTGGTGAGCCTGAGTGGCCGGACGCCAGGGGTAGCAAAGCGCAGTGAATTCATGTAAGCCACGTGCTGGATTGCATGGTTGAAGGTTTCCACGTCATCACCCTCCAAGGTGAGCAGGGACTGAGAGGGGTTCACATGAACCTAGAGgtagaagagaagaaaatactcAGGTTCCTTGGCAAATGACAGGAGTCCAGGCTGAGAGAGACACAAAGGAGAAAGGTGGGGAGCTGTCTGAGGTGGGGAGCAGGCAAAGTCCTGGGAAGCAAGGCTGGGGAGGAGAGTGGAGGAGACCCATGCAAGCTGGGCAGACGGGCATACCTTCATCCCTTTGCCCAGACTGTCGAAGTCACTGTAATCAAGCCCCTCACGGCAGGCATACAGGCATTCAATAACCTCCCGGCTCTCCAAGCTACCAGGGCGCACAGTGAAGCcagccaagtaaccatggaagTAGTGGTGTATCGACAGAGGATCTCCTGAGGGAAACATGGGAGGTGGAGGGTGTGAGAGACATGGCGAGGAAGAGAGCAAAACCACAAAAGCAACAGTGTGAGGGCCACACAGAGGTAAGGGAGGTAGAGGGCAACAGAGAGGGGCACAGGGCATGGAAAAGCCCAGACAACAAAAGCAACAATGTGAAGGTCATACAGATGTTAAGGCAGgtacagagggacagagggttGCACAGGATATGGAAAAGCAAAGACAACAAGAAGACAGGGGATGCTGAAGCAAGGAGATGACAATTTTTGAAAAAGATGGGGGAAAGCGAGAAAAACAGACCAACAAAAAGACAAGGGCAGTGAACAGTGGGTAGCATAGAGAAGGTTCTGTCAAACTGCTGAATGCCAGATGGAAACAATTTCTTGTCCCCTTCTCACTCTGCTTCCTGTGAGGGCTTGTAAAAGAAACTACACATTCCACAGATCGTTAGGGATGAGGTGACATCTCCTGATGTCTCTAATGGCTATTGTGCTCTTCAGAGACCAGCTTTAATGATCAGGCATGAGGACTCTTTCTCCACATGAAAAGCATACTCCATCACTCAAAGCAGGCTGCAGTCCTTCCATCAGCCTTTTCATGCTCCGGAGGTACCAAGGTATCAAGGATCAATCTGCCAAATAAGGGGTTTCCTCCCAAGGGGGTGGGAGGTGGCAGGACAGAACtggggaagctgtatgaggaaGGCACCATGCAAGAAGTGATAGTCATGCACAGTCAAGAGAGGAAGAGACCcatcttcttccttttccctacCTTGCACAGAATCAGTGGCATTCTCACTTCCTttgattttctctctgtttttctcctctgcaAAAGGAGAACATCCGGATGAGCAATAAGGCGTTGGAAGATGGTAGTTACAGGGTCAGGCAAGTATCTATACAAGTGCCTGTATCGGCCAGTCCACAAGCACAACTCTGTGACAAGCAGTGCACCCTTCAGCCCTAGAGGCAGCACATCACAGATGACAGAGGGCAGAGTTCCTCTCATGAAGCGAATGGTGAGACTGTAGGACGAGTAACTGACCTAAGGCAGAAACTATagtgtttggagttttttaatCCTTTCCCAGTGTTATCTATTTTGGGAATTAGCCATGTTCCCAACAAGCTATGTTCTCAACATCCCTTAGAAACTCAGCTGCAGGAGAGGGTCCCAGGCTGACCAATATTTGCTGTCTGCAAACACCAATCAAGagagcacagagctgtgggAAGATCTCTGATCTCAGAGAAGCAGCAGTACAGCAAATATTTGATCTTGCTAGAAACTTCCACCAGAGCGAAGGCAAGCAGTAGGCGAACTCCTTTAGGTCTGTCCTGCTTCAGTCTTGCAGGAGAACTGAAGGATCTGAGAAATGCAGCCTTGCATCTCCACAGAACAGGTTTTAATCTGGTAGTGGCCTAACTTTGTTCCTAACCTGATTTTTGTCTTTCAACCCAATTCTTGTACAGAAAGATTTGTGACTTCTTCATATAGACCCTCAAGACAGAGAAATCCCCATCAATACAGTCAGCAGCATAAATAGTACTGCCTGCTTTCTGGGGAAGGACTTTGATAGAAATGCCAGTGCCTGAATGAGGTACAGAGTTTCAACTTTCCCCTGCCTGAAAGTTGGTTAGCCATTGCATATTCCGTGGTTTTTGTCCAGGAAGCTGTCAGTGACACTTTTCCCTGAGCTGTTATTACCTTGGTCCACGAGGAAGGAAGGAGCCACACTGGCTTTGGTGCCAAGGAGGCAAGATGGCTGCAGCGTGGTTTGCATCATTTAGTATTGGGTGGTGTTTCTTTCATCTCCTCTGGGTCTCCCTCCactccctcttttcccacatGGGAAGAACATGGTTTGGGGAGTGGGCACTCACCAGTCCAGCAGGCCCCGATCATGATGGAGGGCTCCGGCCGTGGGGGGTGGATGAGGCCGTTGTCGTGGATCAGGGCAGGGTCGTAGGAGACGCCATCCACGTAAAGCGTGACCGTGGGGAACTCCAGGTTGAGGGCGTAATGGTGCCACTCATCATCACAGACCTATGGCAGACAGCAGAGCATGGGATCAGCAAAGGGCAGAAGGAGAAGGGACACGGGGAGGAGGCAAACCCTTCCTCACCTGCTCAAGCTTCCAGAGGAATTTCACAGGCCTTGCACTTTCCAGCAATGGCCAGTAGAGGAAAGAAATCCGGCAGCCATGCACAGCCAGAGAGTAGTGCGAGTAGCCATCCTCTGCCAGGGACAAGCACAGGAGTTACATGAACACTCCAAGCAGTCCCAGTAGCCAGAACCCAGAAGCCCACGCTGCCATGCATGACTGGCACTCAGCATCACGTGCTCACAGGAGGCTTGAGCGCTCCCAGAAAAAGGGACATCTAAAGCTGTGTTCCTAAGGAGGCACCCCTGCCCAAGTCCTGCTTTGGAACACCAGACATTTACCCCTGCAGGGACAATCCCTTCTAAGGAGTTAAGAGGCAGTGGGCAGCAGTGTCACCACCCCAGGAGAAATCTCACCACTCTGCACTGTACTGCAGATCACTGTCTCCTCTTCCCGCCTGCCTTTGCCAGGCACCACGGCATGCTTCATCCACACCGACAGGGTGAAGTGGTCACTCAGCCCCTCGTGGCCATTTGGTCCATTCACCACAGGCAcctgggcagcctggctgcCATTGAACCAGTAGATGAggctgctgtcctggctgtaGTGCACCGAGAGCCGCGCCGTCCAGTTTGCTGTGGGGCTAGGCACTGGCAGCAGGTCAATCTCTCCTGAGGCAGCACCTACCAAGAAGGGAAGGAGTCAGGAATGTTggcatgggaaaaaaaggagcctGAGAACTGGGGATCAGATGAAATGAGGCACTGGAAGCTTCACTGTAATATCTCGGTGCccagggagaggaagagttGCCTAAAGGCCTTCTCCTATCTGGAGAAGGGTGGTGACTTTTTGTTCAGTGCTCAGGGAAGTCCCACAGACTCTGCATACTGGGACAATGCACAGAAATCTCTGCCTTCCCAGCAAGGAAAGCACAAGTAGCTCTTTATAAAACTAGAAAGTTGTGGAAGTGTTCagtgccaggctggacgggactctgagcaacctggcctagtggaaggtgtccctgtctctGGCAGGGATGTTGGAActagaggatctttaaggttccttccagcccaaaccattccacgattcCATGAGATGTGGGCAGGAACACCCATTGCCCCTCAATGCAACACCCAAGCTCAGTGTCCTCCCACCCCAGTGACCACAGCAGACATGAGGAATGTGTCCCCCAGCACCTCTGCTATGTGAGGCACAGCTACCACTGTGAACCCCTCCAAAGGGAGGGCCAGGGTTCTGTGCCACAATCGCCCTCAGCCCAGGAAAGAACCAATTCACCACAGAGTTTGCGCAGTGACTTCTCGGAGTAGTTATCCCGGTCACAGCCCTTGGCCACGTGGTTTGTCTGCAGCTCCACCGTGGCCTGGATATTCCACAGTGGCTCATCACAGGTCTCCAGGTGAATGGTGGGGAAGAGCGCGAGGCTGCCTGCACCAGGGGTGTACTCAATCCTTTTGTTCCAGCCTAATGGGAAGGAGTGAAGGAGAGGGATTAGGAACTGCCAAGGACCCAGGGCCAGAACACCTGGCATACACACAAGTGGCATCTATGGACTAGTCCAAAATTTTGGCCCTTTCCGCATTGGAAATACAGCTTTACGCAGCTGGCACCAGTGCATGGAAGATTTCCTAAAAGCACAGAGTCCAAGGTCCCAGCTTCTACAGCTAATACTGATGTGTCATCACTCTGTGGTTGGACAGCCTCTTTTATCAGGCAGAGCAGGTATTTAGCTGTGTTGATTTCCCCTTAATTCTAATTGACTAAGGTGAACCTGCACCTTTTCCACCACCACTGGAAAAGCCAAATATCCtcaagagcagcagccccaaaaACAGTCTTTGTTGAATACGGTCTATGAGCCTTATCAAATGCATGGCAGTTCACAGTAATCCAAGGAATGATTTTCCAATGCTAGAATTTACCTTTCAGTGGCTTTGCAACAGACTTAGACATCTGCTGCATCCCCTGATGGGATGGGTTGGTGCCAGAACTGAACCATATATATGGGCATACAGATTTATATGTGTATGCTCATATATACAAACATGCGTGATGAGCAGGACTGAGTAGTAGCTGagcaaaagagaagggaagagataACTGTGTTTGGAGGTTTCATACCCTGCCAGCTGGGCTTGCACGTGGGTTTCACTTGGATTTCCACTTCAGCATCATCAGATGCCCTCTTCTTCCCACAGTCATAGGCTGTCACTGTGAATTTGTAGACCCGATCTGCACTGTACTGCAGCTTCTCCGTGTTCTCAATGTTCCCTGGTTTGCAAAACAAAGAGATCAAGGTAGAGGACAAGCAGTCTCCTCAAAGACGTTCCTTCTAAAAATCACTCGTATCTTTGATCAATgacaaaaacaaccaaaaaggaGTTGAGTCACCCTGCCCAGTGTCACTCCGTAACAAGTTATAGCACCTCACAAaatggatgctgctgctctcaccAGCATAGatcagcagtgctggaaaatTTATATagcacagctctgccttcaAATGGGGCTGGCAgagaaggagcagagcaggaaaacaGGAGTGATGCGCACATGGTGGGTGAGGATTCTTACCGTCATTGTCAATGAGAAAGGGAATATTGGGGGTCAGGATCTCATAGTAGCAGATCTGGCTGTACTGCGGGGAGCAGTCCCCATCGATGGCCTCCACACGCAAGATGCGGTCATACAGCTTTCCCTCCGTCACTGCCACGCGATACAGCTTTTCCACAAAGACAGGAGCAAACTCATTCACATCGTTTACTCGAACGTGCACTGTGGCCCTGATGCAGAGAGACATCAATAAGAACCGATGGGCTGATTAGGAGCCACGCACCACCTAAATCTCAGAGTCAGTCGTTCCTTTAAAGTGCACCACTCTCATTTCCTGCTGCCAAAAGCAAGGACAAGGAAAGACACCTTGATTTCCGTGCAGCAATGCTGTCACACAGGTGCTTGGACAATGGTTTCCAACCACTCAGAAAGAGCAAAAGTAATAACAATGCAATCTGGACCTCCTACCCACATGCAGCACCACTCTTAGAAACTGCTGTCAAACAGCCCTCTTTTCTGTATTCACTCGTGACAGTCAGTGAACATTTCTCTTTGGGTCTTCTTAATACGTTGAGTTACAATATCATGGCTAGAGAATAATACTTCTGGCTAAAGGAAGTGTTTCCACAGCaattttcctttgcatttttgTGACAGATCACATTTTGTAGCAGGCAGCGATGCCTGAACTTACTTGTGTGATTTTTTGGTATTTGCTCCATCAGGTCCCTCTCCACAGTCATAGGCCTGGATGGTGAATGTGTGCTCCTTATGTGCTTCACAATCCACTGGCTCCTTGGCCCGGATCAGCCCCTCTCCTGTAGCTTTGTCCAGGATCACAGCTTCAAAAGGTACCCCTGACCCATGGATCCTGAAGCCACAGATTTCACCTGGTACACACaaaagcagagaagaaggggagaaagaaaaggactAAGGAAAGCACATTACACcccttgctttcctttcccatattttcttcctttttaactCACACTTCCCATTCTCCCTCATTATCATCCTTCATTTTGAGCAGTTTTTGGTTCCCTAGGAGTTCCTCCTGCTATCCCTTACAGCTATTAATGGTGCAGATTGCCATCTACTGGAGACTGCTCCCACGGCAAGGAGTCCTGACCAGCATCACAAAAGATTGGACGTTACAAGGCTCAAGCTACATTTACTAGTGCTACACAGCCACAGTGCTGAAGGAGCACCTTATGTCTCCTCTGCATCCCTCAGGGAGGCAAAACAGGCCATATACTGCAGATAGACAGCCAGAGCATGAAGATCCATGATGTCTCATCCACCCACACACGCAGGATGCGCAGAGTACCGCAGGGAACTGCAGATAGGGTCACCTAAATCCTAAAATTCAGCTCACAGGGACCACATTTACTCTCCCAAAGCTGAGGAAGAATGCGTGGGGGAACTGCAGGCATGGCCTAAGTAAGCACTAAGACTACAACCACTGAAAGCATCGTCTGTTGTTCCAGGGATTTGTGCTCACTGTGAGGGGACGTAGCACTGCCAAGGAAGTGTGCCCTACCAGCTTTCTCCAGGGCTCACAGACACAGCGCTGTGCATGTGATCTTTGGAAATAGCAGAACTGCGTCAAAAAGTAGCTGGCTCCACCCTCAGTTTCTCTCCCTAAGGAAACAGCTCACAGCATCCTAAATCAAGCTGTGCCCAAATTGCCTCCAGACTTCACTAGGGACCTCCTCCGGAACAAGGTTTGGAGGTGATCATTTCCTGAAGAGGGGTAGGATCCAGCACAGGAATGAATGTCACTGTGTCCCTGCCTCTCCATAAGTCTGTCCCTGCCTTCCACCTTTCCCAGAGCAGTTCCCCACCTACCTGCATAGCGCAGTGGGGCATCTTTGTCCAGTGCGAACAGCGGCGGGTTGAGCAGGACGGTGTTGTCATTCTCCATGACGATGCCCTGATACTCAGCTTCAATCCATGGTTTGTGCTTGTTTGCTGAGGCAGGTTTGGGGTAAGGGATGGAGGACAGCAATGTGTTAGTCACCAATTGCAGATTCagtaggaaaaaagaatttcatCCCCTGGCAAGTAACAACCACCGCTCACCACCTTCTTctctagaaataaaaatgtctaaAATAGGCTGGGAGAAAAAAGTTATCTTTATTTAGTTCTACTCATGGGACACCTCATCAGAAACAATGTGTTCCTCCTTGTGTCCTCATTACTATCTTATTAGAAATACGTGGAGAGACATCTGGGTGCccagaaaagctggagcagttaaaaaaaaaagtgaactcAAGAGGCAGAAGTAGCCTCAGCCTGGAGACAGATTCCAAATGCTAAACCCTTTAGCTCAATGAAGCCATAATGAAAAGATCCAGCCTACATCTTctcttggggtgtccccaggggacAAGTCTTGCATGCAGCTGTTATCACTTGTGCCTTGCACCCTCTAGACTAAGGCCCAGCACCTACACACACATGCCCAGGTACACCTTCAGTCAGCCATCCCATGCATGTAACAACCTATTCTGAGAGTCCCTtgctccttccttccccacTCCATGGTGAGCACCATATTCCTTCGGCCCCTCCTTGCTAATCCCGTTGGCTGGAGCCCAGCCAGGCTTGGCATggaggcagcagccagcaggagGCTCTGAAAAATGTCACAGGCCCAGAAATAGCAAATTAATCTTTATCACACAGGCTCCGGGGTagggaaagggagaaataaaggggtgagggggagggaaggggagggaaggggaggggaggggaggggaggcaaGGGgaggtgagagagaaaaaaaatcattacaaaCTACAAACCCCTCCCCCATGCCCACTCCCTGCCAAATGGGCCTCAGAGATTATATTACATGGCCTAGTTACAACCCCCATTCCCAGATAATCCCCCACTCTCCCACCCCCTGGAGACCAAGATTTATTACAACCCAGCAATACTTTGAGCACAGCATGGCTCAGAGCTGGTGGGGAGTAGGATACAGAGCCATTCCCCTCAAGGGCTAATTCCAGTAAGAGCCATTCCAATATGTTAAATCCATCCTCTGCAGCACAGTGTCCTCTGGAAGGCCATACTGGCATGGCCTCATGTGTTGACTCAAAAGGGGCAGCATCCTGTGCAACCAAGCATTTGTGCATTTCAGGGCCAGGGGTTGCTGCCAGGGGTGGCTGGTGGGCCAGCAGGCAGGGTGACAGGTCAGCAAGGGGATGccccagcagggcagagcaggcagagccAGCCTGGCATGGCAGCGAAGAGCGTGGGTTGGCACTTCTCCACCACTGTATTGATTGAGATTATAAAGCATTGCGTAGGAAATCCAGAGAAGCATCCATCCTGCTCAGTATGCAGGTGGAATCCTCCCTGTGTGCAAGTGCCCGCGTCTCCCCCGGCCCCTCCATTGTCCCCACCGGATTCCATTCTGTTCTGGCTCTATCCATGCGCCACACCACCGAGGTGGGGATCCAGAGCTATAAATGCCAAATGTGCCCTGTTGCTGGGGTAACAAGCTGATGGTACAGAGATAAATCCTTTGCTGCATCCACCTGCAACTTGGGAATCACCAATCTGATTTCTTGGGAAATGAGTTGTTGGAGAAGAGAAAAACGTTTTAGGAATATTTTTAGGATACAGACTCCTACCAGGATACAGACTCCTACCAGCTTCAACAAAGCTCCCGTCAATTTAATATAATTTGCCAAAGGTGGGTAGATGTTTCCGAGTGCAAATTCacaaaggagagggaaaatccAGAGcatgaggggcctttccttgccACCGGGCCCCATGGAAGCAGAGCAGAACAAATAAATGCCCCAGCCAATGTCAGGGTACACACAGCTCTGCGGTGCATCCGCCCCCATAGCCCTGACTCTTCCAAGGTGTGGAAAGCACCCTAAGGTGTCACATTCCCCAATGACCCCAGAGTCCCTCAAATGTTTACAGATTTTCCCAGCCTGTCAGATCACCAACACACTTACTGCCCTCAGATGAATCTCTCGTGCTTGTCACTACAGCCACAGATCTAGAAACCTACATCTTTCTCCACCACCCTATGTGCTCAATGAACATCTGCATTCCAAACATTACAGCTGTAGcgctggggtggtttgggggtctTTTATCTTTATCACATAAAATACACAAAAGCAACCTGCATCATTAACGCAGAACTATACAACAGTTCCTACGGACAGATTGTAGATGGATGAACCAGGACTGGAAGATGGAGATAGGGAACGTGTTTTATGAACTGCAGGGCTCTGTGGAGAAACAACACAATCTCTCTCAGCATGCtagggaagggatgggaatgTAAATCCACCCAGTGATAACTAAACAAAAGCAAGACAAGTGGGTGGAAAACGGGAAAACGCGAGGGGATCGCTGAGAGACGaaagaatggagaaaaaagCGGTGGTAGGGTGACAGATGGACAAAGTAGagaatggggatgggatggcatGAGGGCGCCCGAAGGGGCGAAGAAAGCCGGGGCCGCCGGGGACCGCGGAGATGCCCCGACGAAAACGTGCCGGGCGAAGGCGGCGGGCAGCGCGGAGCCGCACCGCCACCGCGGGACCGGACGGACGAGCCGCGGCCGACGTGTCCCTCCAGAGCCCCTCCgcgggggcagccggggggtcCCAGCGgagcgcccgccgccgcccgggacCGTGCCCGCGGCGCTCCGCCGCTCACCTTTGTTGGAGGCGCTGCCGGGCAGCGCAGcgcagaggcagagcagagggagaaggacggcggcgcggggccgagGGTCGCCCAtcgcggcggcggcgggtcCCGGCAGGACCCACGCCCTCGctcccgcggcggcggcgcgcaGGGACGGCGGCACCTCCGgcagccgcgccccgcccggccccgccccgcactgcagcatgacgtcaCGGGCCGCGGGGGGCGCAGCCAATgcgcgcggccgccgcgccAGGTGCTGCGGGGCGGGGATGCGGGATCGGCGTGCGGGATCGGCATGCGGGATCGGCATGCGGGATCGGCATGCGGGCGGGGCGCACCGGCCGCTCCTCGCCTCCCCACtgcgggccgggcagggcgcgGAGCGCGGCGACGGCTGCGGGCgcctgcccagggaagggggggCTTCAACACCGGGGCGGCTGCCGAGGGACGCGGAGAGTGTGGAGATCGGGGGGATGCGGGGGCGAGGGGCTGCACACCGCACCCGGAACCCGGGCTCGGGCTCGGCAGAGCGGAGCTGCCAGCCTGCCGCCGCCTCTCCTCGACGGCGTGTCCGCGCCGTGGGGGGCGCAGGCCGGGGCACTGCTCCGACGAAGCTCGCAGGCACCAGCGTCACGGTGTGAGGAAGGGCCAGAGAGGGAGGGTTCCTTGGCGCTGGTTGGAAGCCCAGAGTTCAATACGAGCAGCCCCCGAGGAGGGCGGACGGTGAGGAGGTGACACGCCGTCCTTACGTCCTGCCCAGCCGAGGCGGAGATGCCGGAGCAGGGGCCGTCCCGGCCCTTTCCGCGCCCCCCGCCGCGGGGACTCTTACtgcggcggggggcgcggggatCGGGCCGCCCCGCAGCGCTTCCCGCACCGCGGGAGAGCGACCGGCCCGCCCGGCCAGACACTTTGGTCCCCGCTCCGCGCCTGCCCCGCTGCTTGCGCTCTTTCCTCCGCGCCGTCCGCCCCGTCCCTCTGCCCCGGGATGCCTCCCAACCTCACCGGCTATTACCGCTTCGTCTCCCAGGAGAACATGGACAATTACTTGCGGGCTTTAGGTAACGCTCCCTGCTCTCCTTTAGCTCCGTTTTGTGTCTCCAAAAAGTTAGGAGTCggaaaggggaaagaggggGGGAGTTGGGAACTCTATGATCTTTCTGTCTCCTATCATCACTTTGGTGCTGTGGTGGTAGGGGAAAGGAGGTACCATGGTTGATGTTCCCTGGCTAAAAGAGTGGAGGAGCTCTACTGGACGAGGGGCCCAGGTTGTCCACACATCTCCCCTCTCTCTCATCCTCCAGATATCAACGTGGTCTTGCGAAAGCTGGTCTGCCTACTGAAGCCGGA
Encoded here:
- the CLSTN3 gene encoding calsyntenin-3 translates to MPIPHADPARRSRIPAPQHLARRPRALAAPPAARDVMLQCGAGPGGARLPEVPPSLRAAAAGARAWVLPGPAAAAMGDPRPRAAVLLPLLCLCAALPGSASNKANKHKPWIEAEYQGIVMENDNTVLLNPPLFALDKDAPLRYAGEICGFRIHGSGVPFEAVILDKATGEGLIRAKEPVDCEAHKEHTFTIQAYDCGEGPDGANTKKSHKATVHVRVNDVNEFAPVFVEKLYRVAVTEGKLYDRILRVEAIDGDCSPQYSQICYYEILTPNIPFLIDNDGNIENTEKLQYSADRVYKFTVTAYDCGKKRASDDAEVEIQVKPTCKPSWQGWNKRIEYTPGAGSLALFPTIHLETCDEPLWNIQATVELQTNHVAKGCDRDNYSEKSLRKLCGAASGEIDLLPVPSPTANWTARLSVHYSQDSSLIYWFNGSQAAQVPVVNGPNGHEGLSDHFTLSVWMKHAVVPGKGRREEETVICSTVQSEDGYSHYSLAVHGCRISFLYWPLLESARPVKFLWKLEQVCDDEWHHYALNLEFPTVTLYVDGVSYDPALIHDNGLIHPPRPEPSIMIGACWTEEKNREKIKGSENATDSVQGDPLSIHHYFHGYLAGFTVRPGSLESREVIECLYACREGLDYSDFDSLGKGMKVHVNPSQSLLTLEGDDVETFNHAIQHVAYMNSLRFATPGVRPLRLTTAVKCFSEESCVSIPDVEGYVVVLQPDAPQILLSGNAHFAHPASDFEAPEGIPLFPNLQITCSISHQVEAKKDENWHGTVTDTRMSDEIVHNLDGCEISLVGDDLDPEREYLLLDGALLQQRGLELVNTSAYLTITGVESIAVYEEILRQVSYHINHGAALYERKFHLSCTEMNGRYSSNEFTVEVNVLHSMNRAAHPSHILSSQQFVHRGHHVPAELSGHSLASTHNSPMVPSAATVIIVVCVGFLALMVILGILRIHSLHRRGVGQEVPGAAESGHTSTAGKESDMFWDDSALTIIVNPMESYQSCQERAAGSVEGRAGEGMEDDEDSTDSETPDSPDSSDMNDRHIIGKSDVSHRY